One segment of Nostoc flagelliforme CCNUN1 DNA contains the following:
- a CDS encoding vWA domain-containing protein: protein MKVNLQPALNDGNLDANQLNSQRQLGISISAIAETQDRNVPLNLCLILDHSGSMSGRSLETVKKAANRLVDRLNPGDRLSVVVFDHRAKVLVPNQSVEDPEKIKQQINRLAADGGTAIDEGLRLGIEELAKGKKDTVSQAFLLTDGENEHGDNNRCLKFAQLAASYNLTLNTLGFGDNWNQDVLEKIADAGLGTLSYIQKPEQAVEEFNRLFSRIQTVGLTNAYLLFSLMPNVRLAELKPVAQVSPDTIELPLQQEADGRFAVRLGDLMKDAERVILANIYLGQLPTGEQAIAHVQVRYDDPAANKVGLVTPNIPVYAHVVKNYQADPNPQVQHSILALAKYRQTQLAETKLQQGDRSGAATMLQTAAKTALQMGDTGAATVLQTSATQLQSGGDLSESDRKKTRIVSKTVLQDTPPQ from the coding sequence ATGAAGGTTAATTTGCAGCCTGCCTTGAATGATGGTAATTTGGACGCAAATCAACTGAACAGTCAACGTCAGTTGGGAATTTCGATTTCGGCGATCGCAGAGACTCAAGACCGCAATGTGCCTCTGAATTTATGCTTAATTCTCGATCATAGTGGTTCTATGAGTGGGCGATCGCTAGAAACAGTCAAAAAAGCAGCGAATCGTCTGGTAGACAGACTCAATCCTGGCGATCGCCTCAGTGTTGTAGTTTTCGATCACCGTGCCAAAGTCTTAGTACCCAATCAAAGTGTCGAAGATCCAGAAAAAATCAAACAGCAAATTAATCGCCTAGCTGCCGATGGTGGAACTGCGATTGACGAAGGACTGCGCTTAGGCATTGAGGAGTTGGCAAAGGGGAAAAAAGATACTGTTTCCCAAGCTTTTTTATTAACCGACGGTGAAAATGAACACGGTGATAATAATCGCTGTTTAAAATTCGCTCAATTGGCTGCTAGCTATAATTTGACTTTAAATACTTTGGGATTTGGTGACAATTGGAACCAAGATGTTTTAGAAAAAATTGCTGATGCTGGCTTAGGTACTTTATCTTATATTCAAAAACCCGAACAGGCAGTGGAAGAGTTTAATCGCCTGTTCAGCCGTATTCAAACTGTGGGATTGACTAACGCTTATCTGTTATTCTCCCTGATGCCCAATGTCCGGCTAGCAGAACTTAAACCTGTAGCCCAAGTTTCCCCAGACACAATTGAGTTACCACTGCAACAAGAAGCTGATGGACGTTTCGCTGTGCGGTTGGGAGATTTAATGAAAGATGCAGAACGGGTAATCTTAGCTAATATTTATTTGGGACAATTGCCAACAGGTGAACAAGCGATCGCTCATGTGCAAGTCCGCTATGATGACCCAGCCGCCAATAAGGTAGGTTTAGTTACACCAAATATCCCAGTTTATGCTCATGTAGTCAAAAATTACCAAGCAGACCCGAATCCCCAGGTGCAACACTCTATTTTAGCATTAGCTAAGTATCGCCAAACCCAGCTAGCCGAGACGAAATTGCAACAGGGCGATCGCTCTGGTGCGGCGACAATGTTACAAACGGCTGCTAAGACTGCACTGCAAATGGGAGATACTGGGGCAGCGACGGTGTTGCAAACTTCTGCTACCCAGCTACAATCTGGTGGAGATTTATCCGAAAGCGATCGCAAGAAAACCCGGATTGTCTCTAAAACAGTTTTGCAAGATACCCCTCCCCAGTAA
- a CDS encoding ATP-dependent Clp protease proteolytic subunit, giving the protein MDISPIKAVQAPYYGDNFYRTPPPDLPSLLLKERIVYIGMPLVPAVTELIVAELLFLQSDDPEKPIKIYINSTGTSGYSGEPIGFETEAFAIFDTMKYIKPPIHTICVGSAMGMAAMLLSAGTKGCRASLPHSSIILHQPKSYAQGQATDIQIRAREVLVNKGALVDILHRTTGQPPEKITKDMDRLLYLTPYEAKEYGLIDRVFEKEELANPPLPASVL; this is encoded by the coding sequence ATGGACATTTCCCCAATTAAGGCTGTTCAAGCCCCATATTACGGCGATAACTTTTACCGGACACCACCGCCAGATTTACCTTCCCTCTTATTGAAGGAGCGAATTGTCTATATTGGGATGCCTCTGGTGCCTGCTGTCACGGAATTAATCGTGGCCGAATTGCTGTTTTTGCAATCCGACGACCCCGAAAAACCGATTAAAATCTATATCAATTCTACCGGCACTTCCGGTTACAGTGGCGAACCCATTGGCTTTGAAACCGAAGCCTTCGCCATCTTTGACACCATGAAATATATCAAACCTCCTATCCACACCATCTGCGTCGGTTCCGCGATGGGTATGGCAGCGATGCTACTCAGTGCTGGTACAAAAGGTTGCCGCGCTAGTTTGCCTCACTCCTCGATTATCCTGCATCAGCCCAAGAGCTACGCCCAAGGTCAAGCAACGGATATTCAAATTCGCGCCAGGGAAGTTTTGGTAAATAAAGGGGCGTTAGTTGATATCTTGCATCGCACCACTGGACAGCCTCCAGAAAAAATTACTAAAGACATGGATCGGTTGTTATATTTAACACCCTATGAAGCAAAGGAATACGGACTTATTGACCGAGTTTTTGAGAAAGAAGAACTCGCCAATCCCCCACTCCCTGCCAGTGTCCTTTAA
- a CDS encoding ATP-dependent Clp protease proteolytic subunit, whose translation MPIGVPKVPYRMPGGQYTDWISIYDRLYRERIIFLGRDIDDEIANQIIAVMLYLDSDDPGKDIYIYINSPGGMVTSGMAIFDTMQHIKSDVVTICVGLAASMGSFLLAAGTKGKRLALPHSRIMIHQPSGGTRGQASDIEIEAREILRIRHQLNGIYADKTGQTIEKIEKDMDRDFFMSAEEAKQYGLIDRVIEERTSIVTGE comes from the coding sequence ATGCCTATAGGCGTTCCTAAAGTTCCTTACCGGATGCCCGGAGGACAATATACAGATTGGATTAGCATCTACGATCGCCTTTACCGGGAACGGATTATATTCTTGGGGCGAGATATTGATGATGAAATTGCCAATCAGATTATTGCTGTAATGCTGTATCTGGACTCAGATGATCCAGGTAAAGATATTTATATATACATCAATTCCCCTGGTGGGATGGTTACATCTGGCATGGCTATTTTTGACACCATGCAACATATAAAATCAGATGTAGTAACTATTTGCGTCGGTTTAGCAGCTTCAATGGGGTCTTTCCTGCTGGCTGCTGGCACCAAAGGCAAACGGCTAGCATTGCCTCACTCACGGATTATGATTCACCAGCCTTCAGGTGGCACCCGGGGACAAGCAAGCGATATCGAAATTGAAGCTAGAGAGATTCTGCGGATTCGTCACCAGCTCAATGGCATTTATGCCGATAAAACCGGTCAGACTATAGAAAAGATTGAAAAAGATATGGATCGCGACTTTTTCATGTCTGCCGAAGAAGCAAAACAATACGGTTTAATTGACCGTGTGATTGAAGAACGAACCTCGATAGTAACAGGGGAGTAG
- a CDS encoding vWA domain-containing protein, producing MKVKLLSALNDNNVDVAQTSSQRQLAMTIFAIAGEFDQNLPLNLCLILDRSGSMHGQPIKTVIQAVEGLIDRLKVGDRISVVAFSGSAEVIIPNQVILDPESIKSQIKSKISASGGTAIAEGLELGITELMKGTRGAVSQAFLLTDGHGESGLRIWKWDIGRDDNKRCVQLAQKAAKLNLTINTFGFGNSWNQDLLEKIADVGGGTLAHIERPEQAVEQFSRLFGRIQSIGLTNAYLLLSLVPNVRLAELKPIAQVAPDTIELPVEPEADGSFAVRLGDLMQDVERVVLANIYLGQLPEGKQAIGHLQIRYDDPLVNEQGLLSSLVPVYADVVRAYQPDSNPQVQQSILALAKYRQTQLAEAKLQQGDRTGAATMLQTAAKTALQIGDKGAATVLQTSATRLQAGEELSEADLKKTRIVSKTVLQE from the coding sequence ATGAAAGTTAAATTGCTCTCGGCGTTAAATGACAATAATGTTGATGTGGCTCAAACAAGTAGCCAACGTCAACTAGCAATGACGATTTTTGCGATCGCTGGTGAGTTTGACCAAAATCTGCCCCTTAATCTCTGCTTGATTTTGGATAGAAGTGGTTCCATGCATGGACAACCAATTAAAACGGTGATCCAGGCAGTGGAAGGATTAATAGACCGATTGAAAGTAGGCGATCGCATCTCAGTTGTAGCTTTTTCCGGTTCTGCGGAAGTCATTATCCCCAACCAAGTCATCCTAGACCCCGAAAGCATCAAATCTCAAATAAAAAGTAAAATCAGCGCTAGCGGCGGTACTGCGATCGCTGAGGGTTTGGAACTGGGAATTACAGAACTGATGAAGGGTACAAGAGGCGCTGTTTCCCAGGCGTTTCTGCTGACAGATGGGCATGGTGAAAGCGGTTTGCGGATTTGGAAATGGGATATTGGGCGAGATGACAACAAGCGCTGTGTTCAACTGGCGCAAAAAGCTGCCAAACTGAACCTAACTATCAACACTTTCGGATTTGGTAATAGCTGGAATCAGGATTTGCTAGAAAAAATTGCCGATGTTGGTGGTGGAACTTTAGCCCATATTGAACGCCCTGAACAAGCTGTGGAGCAATTTAGCCGACTGTTTGGACGGATTCAGTCTATTGGGCTAACTAATGCCTACTTGCTGTTATCTCTAGTGCCTAATGTCCGATTAGCGGAATTGAAACCCATTGCCCAAGTTGCCCCAGACACAATTGAGTTACCAGTGGAACCAGAAGCTGATGGTAGCTTTGCTGTACGTTTGGGAGATTTGATGCAGGATGTAGAACGGGTAGTTTTGGCGAATATTTATCTGGGACAATTGCCAGAAGGGAAACAAGCGATCGGGCATCTGCAAATCCGTTATGATGACCCGTTGGTTAACGAACAAGGCTTACTTTCGTCCCTCGTGCCAGTGTATGCAGATGTAGTGCGGGCGTATCAACCGGATTCTAATCCCCAGGTGCAGCAGTCTATTTTAGCATTAGCAAAGTATCGCCAAACTCAGTTAGCCGAGGCGAAATTGCAACAAGGCGATCGCACTGGTGCCGCCACGATGCTACAAACGGCTGCCAAAACTGCTTTACAAATTGGAGATAAAGGTGCAGCGACAGTGTTGCAAACTTCCGCCACTCGCCTGCAAGCTGGAGAAGAACTTTCGGAAGCAGACCTTAAGAAAACTAGGATTGTATCAAAGACCGTTTTGCAGGAATAG
- a CDS encoding J domain-containing protein yields MDLGDCYRLLGLRSGASFADIKASYRRLAQQYHPDINPDDNKAKDKFIALTEAYKLLLTVVLPEEAVAHSTQVSTSGGRDDAKATHRQKTPVTTVTSQEPAKPKPPNVLEIEERLKWKTYDQLQRFLQERRFPQAIALAEALADRFSTDAEVRQWLAIAYQIWGRALISQNQLLKARIYLKKALKTDPHNKSLWYEVQRDFQRLEQIF; encoded by the coding sequence ATGGATCTTGGAGATTGCTACCGTTTACTAGGTTTAAGATCGGGAGCTTCTTTTGCTGATATCAAAGCGTCTTACCGACGATTGGCGCAGCAATATCATCCCGATATCAACCCAGATGACAACAAAGCCAAAGATAAGTTTATTGCGTTGACAGAGGCTTACAAACTCCTGCTGACGGTGGTACTGCCAGAGGAGGCTGTAGCACATTCAACTCAGGTGTCAACATCTGGTGGGCGTGATGACGCTAAGGCAACGCATAGGCAGAAAACACCAGTAACAACGGTGACAAGCCAAGAACCAGCGAAACCAAAGCCGCCTAATGTGTTGGAGATAGAAGAACGCCTGAAGTGGAAGACTTATGATCAATTGCAGCGATTTTTGCAAGAAAGACGATTTCCGCAAGCGATCGCCCTAGCGGAAGCTTTAGCAGATCGTTTCTCAACAGATGCAGAAGTTCGCCAATGGCTAGCGATCGCCTATCAAATTTGGGGACGGGCGCTAATTTCCCAAAACCAGCTGCTCAAAGCCAGAATTTATCTCAAAAAAGCTCTGAAGACAGACCCCCATAATAAAAGTCTCTGGTACGAAGTGCAGCGCGATTTCCAACGATTAGAACAAATTTTTTAA
- a CDS encoding aminotransferase-like domain-containing protein: MAATTPAYRIADLFAERARNIAPPTYSTELTKIATVSFTYGLADPILFPHAHLAAASATVLAEEAPIALNYGPPSAQLYEQIILRLQAKGITTDRDRLIIGYGSGQILGLLPDVFVEPGDVVIVEGPTFLGVVVRFVQAGARVISIPVDELGMDVDALEVTLSDLKKQGIRPRFIYTIPTFHNPTGTTMPLFRRQKLVALAAEYGVVVIEDDAYSDLRFQGETVPPLATLDKEGWVLYVSTFSKIIAPGIRLGWACGDPAIIERLAMFKSEGPVGPFVSHVVARYCATGKLDNHIQELIACYKHKCNLLLEAIAQEFPSDIVALRPDGGFFVWCKLPSDISAKALLMAASEHGVSFLPGTRCYANGEGDDAIRLAFSFQPTQKIVEGIATLGAVLRGWR; encoded by the coding sequence ATGGCTGCCACTACCCCTGCTTACCGAATTGCTGATTTGTTCGCCGAACGAGCTAGAAACATCGCACCACCAACCTATAGTACAGAGTTAACCAAAATCGCCACTGTCAGCTTTACCTACGGCCTAGCTGACCCAATTCTCTTTCCTCACGCTCACTTGGCTGCTGCAAGTGCCACTGTGCTGGCAGAAGAGGCTCCGATCGCTCTCAATTACGGCCCACCTTCAGCTCAACTATACGAGCAAATTATCCTCCGCTTGCAGGCTAAAGGAATCACTACCGATCGCGATCGCCTAATCATTGGCTATGGTTCTGGTCAGATTCTGGGCTTGCTACCAGATGTGTTTGTCGAACCTGGTGATGTGGTAATTGTGGAAGGGCCAACTTTCCTGGGAGTAGTTGTTAGATTTGTCCAAGCTGGCGCACGCGTAATTAGCATTCCTGTGGATGAGTTGGGCATGGATGTAGATGCCCTAGAAGTAACATTGAGCGACTTGAAGAAGCAGGGCATCCGACCCCGGTTTATTTACACCATCCCTACCTTTCACAATCCCACTGGCACTACTATGCCGTTATTTCGCCGTCAAAAACTGGTAGCATTAGCGGCTGAATATGGGGTGGTGGTAATAGAAGACGATGCTTATAGCGATTTGCGCTTCCAAGGAGAAACTGTACCCCCTTTGGCAACCCTAGACAAGGAAGGGTGGGTATTATATGTGAGTACCTTCTCGAAAATTATTGCGCCTGGTATAAGGTTGGGCTGGGCTTGTGGCGATCCAGCGATTATTGAGCGGCTAGCAATGTTCAAAAGTGAGGGGCCTGTGGGGCCGTTTGTCAGTCATGTGGTCGCCCGCTATTGTGCCACAGGCAAACTAGATAATCACATTCAGGAGTTAATTGCCTGCTACAAGCATAAGTGCAATTTGTTGTTAGAAGCGATCGCTCAAGAGTTTCCCAGTGATATAGTTGCTTTGCGTCCCGATGGCGGCTTCTTCGTTTGGTGTAAATTGCCGTCAGACATTAGCGCCAAAGCACTCCTAATGGCTGCCAGTGAACACGGCGTCAGCTTTTTGCCAGGGACTCGCTGCTATGCCAATGGAGAAGGGGATGATGCCATCAGGTTAGCTTTTAGCTTTCAGCCGACACAGAAGATTGTTGAGGGAATCGCTACATTAGGAGCAGTGTTGCGCGGATGGCGGTAA